One Echeneis naucrates chromosome 4, fEcheNa1.1, whole genome shotgun sequence genomic window, CAAACTGCTAAGTCAATCTTCACTCCCATTTAAGGCATAAAGATATTAACTTCAACTATGATTCATGATGAATAATGACCTTTTGCACCCTCAACCCATCATTGGTGGGCTGCAGCGAAAGCTTTAGACTACTTTCTACTTTACTCATAAAGACTACTGTTGTTGTAAACCTCTATATTGTGGTTTCTCTGGTCTGACATTTTTACTGTAGATTATGTGAAAAATTGAGTTGTGCAAGAGACTGAATTCATTGATAGGCCAATGGTTTTTATGGGCTTCTGTCTCTCCACTTTAAGATACACTTTGCTCAGTTGAGCAATGTTTCAGTGCCCATCCAATATGAAATACAGTTTTCAGGCCTACCTGCAGGGCTTTGCTGTCTGACATTCCTGTACCTGACGTGCCTACCTCGGAGAACAGACATCCTCCTCTGGCAAAGTCTCTTCTGGGAGATGACAGATGAAATACCTCTATCAGACTGTCCATGAATGGACCACCATTCAAGGATGTTTTGATTCCATCTCCCCAGTATGCCTTGTGGAGGTTTAGCTTCCTCTGCCCTCGTCTCTGAACCCTGACTATTTACCTTCCTCATCAGTCACAACCAGAAGCTggctttttctgcctctgccacATCTTTGGTGACTTTTCGAACTATCGCTCCTGTATCACCCATACATATGAACCACTGTCACACTAAATAAGTGATTTGAGATCATTTCTATGCTTAGAATTACAGATTCAAGCATTCAGTCTCATCGTGAAGACCTCTGAAGGTCTCTGGCCTTGTTTTCTGGTGATGTTACGCTATACTGTTTCACTTGAAGTGACAAGGCAGATTTAGAGCTGatgtcagaaatatttaaataagcattaagaataaatatttacagataTACTGATTTTATTCTGtgatcaatcttttttttctcaattattttattttatttaattttattaataatCATATTATGTTAGTTCATAGTCTGTGGTTGTAGATTCAAAGTACTAACCCAGTTGCGTCTTGTCACAGGAAGCCAACTTCTCCTTTTCAAGTAAGACACAGTGGAGACATGGTAAAAATGTGTTCGCACCCTTTCACCTAAAGCCACAAAGGTTTACACAAACCTGTCATAAGTGTGCACACTATTTTATTTGACAGCAAGTCAGCACATGTGTATCTGTATCTAGAATATGGCTATTTGAGCACAGTGGTGTGCAGGATGTCTGCAATGTATTGAGGTAGCAGTAGCAGGCTGTCATCGATCATGCAACAATTAGGTTGATGTGTTTGGTCTTTTTCAAGACCCACATGATTgtttccattcttttttctttgcttttcatcTATAGAACCAGCATTACAGTCAGCTCCCTGAGTGAAACCAACTCATTGTCATGGTACAGTCATAGAAACCCCTcctcccacccacacacactctctctgtctgtcaggctACAGGTTTAGCTCTGTTAGATGAAGTTGTGCAGACAAGACGCAGGATGAGTGTACGAAGACGACCACCTTGCACGTGATAAGATGGAAGTGGTGGTGCTGCTTACAGGTGAGACTATTGGCTTCATATTCGACAGATCAATACAATGTTATCGTGATAAATAGCTACACAAATATAACATAAAGATACTGATTACAATttcaaatgtgcatgtgttttgatgttgaatCTATATCTGTCTAATTGTCCATCtatctgtctttttcatgtGGCAGTAGCAGCTGTGGTTGTATCAGGTCAACAACATATAAAACTGGATAATTCACACAAAGAACACTATGTTGATCTTGGTTCCTCTGTGCCTTTGGAATGTTCTTTGTGGACAGAGAAATCTCAGAGATCAAGGGTTAGCTGGCTTTTTAACCACAATAGTTCGTCGTTCAACGGGGCACTAAACATCTCTCAGAGGACCCTCACATTAAATACCTCCAGCAAGGAAACAACCCAGGATGAAAAGGGAGAAACAGTGACACACTTGATATCACATTTCACACACGAGAACGTTGGATGGTACTTTTGTGAAGTTACAAGAGAGATTCCGTTTTACAAGAATGATCGAACCAATGGAACAAAAATAGATATTTGTAAGTATACGCAGTATGCAAACCTTCAAATCTTCAAGTCCATATAATGTAGTTGGAAGCAGATATATAGACACAGTTTAAGCATATTAATTTAAAGAATGTATTCAGGATATAAATTATGATATAATACAGTGTATGAATTCACAATAATATACCGCTAAAACTTCTCAGACATATTTATataattgaaaatgtgttttactgcCTGTGACCACAGCCATGGCTGCTGATAAATTtctacacacatatacagtatatcatAGTCGTACATGATATTGAAAGACAATAttgtgaattcattcattcattaataatgCTAATATTTGATAATGAATGcttgttaaaatattttctttccttcatgaCAGTGCCAAGGTTGGAAAACACAACGTATCTGTCAATAATGACGAGTAaacaaggtgtgtgtgcgtgtctgtgtggatGTGCATGAATGCGTGGAtcactgaaaatgaacattaatcgtgcatgtcttctttttttaagccCAAGAACAGTTTGAGCTTTTGACCTTAAATGTCTCAGCACAGGAGACTATGACTATGTCTGGTGGCAGGAAATGTCTATTTTCTGCAGTGGAGCATATCCACTGTCAGAGATGACAAAACCTCCGGGCACAGGGTCATGATATTTAtaggcttttcattttatttgccTGAGGTGAAAACCTCTTTGCTTCCCGCACTTCAGTTTAGGGGAAACCCTTTCATGCACATTTGCCCATTTGTAACCTGAGAACCTGTTTTGTTCGGTATTTGCTTGATAAACCAAAATGTATGCTGCTTATGAAATTGGGACAGTGACCTAATGTCCTATCAAGGAttatttctgtgcagtttgGCTTTGTTTAATACGCTTTGATGCAGTTGATAAATATGATCAAATTTCAAGACAAAGTTTTTTCCATACAGCTACTAAACCTGGCCGCCTGGGTCGATTCTGGGAGATGTGGGTCCCGTTGGGAGTTTCAGCTTTGGTCCTGaccgtgctgctgctgctcacataTGCCATTCTGAGAAGAAGATGCAGCAAAAGCAGAGGTAACAGCTGcttttttcatcatcaaagGTTCAGATAATAATCTTGAACTAATTACActgttcaagttcaagttcaagaGGTTTATTGTCACCTCAAAACATGGGGCACATGAAAGGAACAAGACTAAGTCACTGCTGTCCTAATAAGAAGATCAAATCATCTTACAGACAAGACCTCAAAATTCCATCAGGGCAAAAATCCCctggtgaaagaaaaattaatttcattgGAAAGATTTGAATATAAGAGAAGAACTGAGGAACCAATAACCTTTTTGTTTGCACCAAAGGAAGAAATCTAACAGGTACTTCAATCATTGTGGCCAGAAGAAGCATACTGAGTAATTGGGGGTGTTTGGTGTGGTTTAACAGCACACCatgagaaaattttaaaatgccaGTGTTTTAAAAACAAGGCTGCCTCTGTTCTCCTGTGTGGTTTGGGTGAGGTTTTAATTTCTAGAACATATTACAAACACAAAGGATGAGGGCAACTTTTTCATGAAGGAGGTTTGTACATACAGCCAGGTCCCAACCATTTGACCAGAACTGAGGTATTTAAGTAAAGTAGGCCAGCAGGAACCCACCCCCCCTTGCCCACTCCATACCACACACAGCTTTTCTTGCTTTATGTGTCAAGATAATTTTTCCCGCATTGG contains:
- the LOC115042513 gene encoding uncharacterized protein LOC115042513 isoform X2, with amino-acid sequence MEVVVLLTAAVVVSGQQHIKLDNSHKEHYVDLGSSVPLECSLWTEKSQRSRVSWLFNHNSSSFNGALNISQRTLTLNTSSKETTQDEKGETVTHLISHFTHENVGWYFCEVTREIPFYKNDRTNGTKIDILPRLENTTYLSIMTSKQATKPGRLGRFWEMWVPLGVSALVLTVLLLLTYAILRRRCSKSRGDDPVYANMRPIARKQPSPRPGTVEREGAHLKAFEANWYPSHDKRDHERRQMQKP
- the LOC115042513 gene encoding uncharacterized protein LOC115042513 isoform X1, with product MEVVVLLTVAAVVVSGQQHIKLDNSHKEHYVDLGSSVPLECSLWTEKSQRSRVSWLFNHNSSSFNGALNISQRTLTLNTSSKETTQDEKGETVTHLISHFTHENVGWYFCEVTREIPFYKNDRTNGTKIDILPRLENTTYLSIMTSKQATKPGRLGRFWEMWVPLGVSALVLTVLLLLTYAILRRRCSKSRGDDPVYANMRPIARKQPSPRPGTVEREGAHLKAFEANWYPSHDKRDHERRQMQKP
- the LOC115042513 gene encoding uncharacterized protein LOC115042513 isoform X3, which translates into the protein MEVVVLLTVAAVVVSGQQHIKLDNSHKEHYVDLGSSVPLECSLWTEKSQRSRVSWLFNHNSSSFNGALNISQRTLTLNTSSKETTQDEKGETVTHLISHFTHENVGWYFCEVTREIPFYKNDRTNGTKIDISTKPGRLGRFWEMWVPLGVSALVLTVLLLLTYAILRRRCSKSRGDDPVYANMRPIARKQPSPRPGTVEREGAHLKAFEANWYPSHDKRDHERRQMQKP